One Gemmatimonadaceae bacterium DNA window includes the following coding sequences:
- a CDS encoding LD-carboxypeptidase, whose product MTATASHSAPHHALPEPPALPPGSHVALVSPSGPLNGPHELERAIDTAQSLGWSTWVGPHALAREGYFAGPDHARAADLIAALQDDTIDGIWCLRGGYGAARLLPAVWPVLQQARPKALLGYSDITALHAAWARAGLASYHAPTARAVLTPFSREHFIPMVQGRTEALWRAPEATVLRGGRAHGRLAGGNLALVASLCGTPWAWDFRDAIVVLEDINEATYRLDRMLTQLVHAGAFDGCAGLAFGQFTDCPESTSDGARALPAIVQEVADHLQVPAVLGVPVGHIDDQWTIPFGAAATLDADARALTVRA is encoded by the coding sequence ATGACTGCGACGGCGAGCCATTCGGCGCCCCATCATGCCCTTCCTGAACCGCCGGCGCTGCCGCCTGGTTCGCATGTGGCGCTGGTGTCGCCGTCCGGACCGCTCAACGGGCCGCATGAGCTCGAGCGCGCCATCGACACCGCGCAGTCTCTCGGCTGGAGCACGTGGGTCGGGCCGCATGCGCTCGCGCGCGAGGGGTACTTTGCCGGCCCCGATCACGCGCGTGCGGCCGATCTCATCGCGGCGCTGCAGGATGACACCATCGATGGCATCTGGTGTCTGCGGGGTGGCTATGGCGCGGCGCGGCTGCTGCCGGCCGTCTGGCCGGTGCTGCAGCAGGCGCGTCCCAAGGCGCTGCTGGGCTACTCCGACATCACGGCGCTGCACGCCGCGTGGGCGCGAGCCGGACTGGCGAGCTATCATGCCCCCACGGCGCGGGCGGTGCTGACGCCGTTCTCACGCGAGCACTTCATCCCCATGGTGCAGGGGCGCACCGAGGCGCTGTGGCGCGCGCCGGAGGCCACCGTGCTGCGCGGCGGGCGCGCGCACGGGCGGTTGGCGGGCGGCAATCTGGCACTCGTCGCGAGCCTCTGCGGCACCCCCTGGGCGTGGGATTTTCGCGATGCCATTGTGGTGCTCGAAGACATCAACGAAGCCACGTATCGCCTCGACCGCATGCTGACGCAGCTCGTACACGCCGGTGCGTTCGACGGCTGCGCCGGGCTGGCGTTCGGACAGTTCACCGACTGCCCCGAGAGCACCAGCGACGGTGCGCGGGCGCTGCCGGCGATTGTACAGGAGGTCGCTGATCACCTGCAGGTGCCGGCCGTGCTCGGGGTGCCCGTGGGACATATTGACGATCAGTGGACGATTCCCTTTGGCGCGGCGGCAACGCTCGACGCCGATGCGCGCGCGCTCACCGTGCGCGCCTGA
- a CDS encoding outer membrane protein assembly factor, with translation MTPFRRSSIPALLAIALCIPQRGSAQSTDSTQWRRRLQPFPAIASAPETGLQLGLTMLAVFEPPAARHARPASIVPTIIRSAKGQTRASVEGEYWSRENARRLWGSLAWQRFPLPYYGVGDQTPETAKETYTPEGIDAQATIQQRVHGQWYGLVSARLIDQTITADTTTGVLRTKTITGATGGRVSEVGVGLLRDSRDFVFNPHRGTLAQLTVTASRSAIGSDFSYVRRRLDVRQYVPVGASTLALNYLGLWIDGDAIPFDQLNLVGGGDMLRGYTRGRYRDVNLQAAQAEWRTPIRRRVGAVAFGGLGILNDHNSATSTKALPTYGAGLRFQIDPRQRTAVRVDYGRGRDGASGLYIGFNQAF, from the coding sequence ATGACGCCCTTCCGCCGTTCCTCCATCCCTGCTTTGCTCGCAATCGCGCTGTGCATTCCGCAGCGGGGTTCGGCGCAATCCACGGATTCCACCCAGTGGCGCCGCCGGCTGCAGCCGTTCCCGGCGATCGCCTCGGCGCCGGAGACCGGGCTGCAGCTCGGGCTAACCATGCTCGCCGTGTTCGAGCCGCCTGCGGCGCGCCATGCGCGGCCGGCGTCGATTGTGCCGACGATCATCCGAAGCGCCAAAGGGCAGACGCGGGCGAGTGTCGAAGGTGAGTACTGGTCGCGGGAGAACGCGCGGCGGCTCTGGGGGAGTCTGGCCTGGCAGCGCTTCCCGCTCCCCTACTACGGCGTGGGCGATCAGACGCCCGAGACGGCGAAGGAGACCTACACGCCGGAGGGCATCGATGCGCAGGCCACCATCCAGCAGCGGGTGCATGGGCAGTGGTACGGTCTGGTGTCGGCACGACTGATCGACCAGACGATCACGGCCGACACGACCACCGGCGTGCTGCGCACCAAGACGATCACCGGCGCCACCGGCGGACGGGTCAGCGAAGTGGGCGTTGGACTGCTTCGCGATTCGCGCGACTTCGTGTTCAATCCGCATCGCGGCACCCTCGCGCAGCTCACCGTCACGGCCTCGCGGTCGGCGATCGGCTCCGACTTCTCATACGTGCGTCGCCGACTGGATGTGCGGCAGTACGTCCCGGTGGGCGCCTCCACATTGGCCCTGAACTACCTCGGCCTCTGGATCGACGGCGACGCGATTCCGTTCGACCAGCTGAATCTCGTGGGCGGTGGCGACATGCTCCGCGGCTACACGCGTGGCCGCTATCGCGATGTGAACCTGCAGGCGGCGCAGGCCGAGTGGCGCACACCCATCCGCCGGCGCGTCGGGGCGGTGGCGTTCGGTGGGCTGGGCATCCTGAACGATCACAACAGCGCCACGAGCACAAAGGCGCTCCCGACGTACGGCGCGGGGCTCCGCTTCCAGATCGACCCGCGGCAGCGCACCGCCGTGCGCGTGGACTATGGCCGCGGTCGCGATGGTGCGAGCGGTCTCTACATCGGCTTCAACCAGGCCTTCTGA
- a CDS encoding Nramp family divalent metal transporter, which produces MDPDAGWRRARLAPSLAEVHRSVEITGTSWFRKLLAFAGPGYLVAVGYMDPGNWATDLAGGSRFGYTLLTVILMSNLMAVLLQGLASKLGIVTGRDLAQACRDHYSPRVAFILWLLCEVAIAACDLAEVIGSAIALNLLFKIPLPWGIGLTALDVLVVLYLQNKGFRLLEALVIALVAVVGGCFLFELVISRPDMGEVARGFLPSIEIVRDPEKLYIAIGILGATVMPHNLYLHSSIVQTRKYAENAEGKREAVRFAFVDSTIALTFALFINAAILIVAAATFHRTGNTQVAEIQDAHQLLTPLLGVTGASAVFALALLASGQNSTLTGTLAGQIVMEGFLDLRIRPWLRRLITRAIAIVPAAVVAIFYGESGTAQLLVFSQVVLSLQLSFAVFPLVRFTSDPAKMGEFVNSTLLRVAAYTVAIVIAALNAWLLVQTVRGWLA; this is translated from the coding sequence ATCGACCCCGACGCCGGGTGGCGACGGGCGCGACTCGCGCCGTCCCTGGCGGAGGTGCATCGCTCGGTCGAGATCACCGGCACCTCCTGGTTCCGGAAGCTCCTCGCTTTTGCCGGGCCCGGCTATCTCGTGGCCGTTGGCTACATGGACCCGGGCAACTGGGCCACCGATCTCGCGGGTGGGTCACGGTTCGGGTACACGCTCCTGACCGTCATCCTGATGTCCAACCTGATGGCGGTGCTCCTGCAGGGGCTCGCCTCCAAGCTGGGCATCGTCACCGGGCGTGATCTCGCGCAGGCGTGTCGTGATCATTACTCGCCGCGCGTGGCGTTCATCCTCTGGCTGCTGTGCGAGGTGGCCATTGCCGCCTGCGACCTCGCCGAGGTGATCGGCTCGGCCATCGCCCTCAACCTGCTGTTCAAGATTCCGCTCCCCTGGGGCATCGGGCTCACCGCGCTCGACGTGCTGGTGGTGCTCTATCTCCAGAACAAGGGCTTCCGGCTGCTCGAGGCGCTCGTCATTGCGCTCGTGGCCGTGGTGGGCGGCTGCTTCCTCTTCGAGCTGGTGATCTCGCGCCCCGACATGGGTGAGGTCGCGCGCGGGTTCCTACCGAGCATCGAGATCGTGCGCGATCCGGAGAAGCTCTACATCGCGATCGGCATCCTCGGCGCGACGGTGATGCCGCACAACCTGTATCTGCACTCGTCCATCGTGCAGACCCGCAAGTACGCCGAGAACGCCGAAGGGAAGCGGGAGGCGGTGCGGTTTGCCTTCGTCGATTCCACCATCGCGCTCACCTTCGCACTCTTCATCAACGCGGCGATTCTCATTGTCGCGGCGGCGACGTTTCACCGCACCGGCAATACCCAGGTCGCCGAGATTCAGGACGCGCACCAGCTGCTCACCCCCCTGCTGGGTGTGACGGGTGCGAGCGCGGTCTTCGCGCTGGCCCTGTTGGCGTCGGGACAGAATTCCACGCTCACCGGTACGCTGGCGGGCCAGATCGTGATGGAAGGGTTCCTCGATCTGCGCATCCGGCCCTGGCTGCGGCGCCTCATCACGCGCGCGATTGCCATCGTGCCGGCGGCGGTCGTGGCGATATTTTACGGGGAGAGCGGCACGGCCCAGCTGCTGGTGTTCAGCCAGGTGGTGCTGTCGTTGCAGCTCTCCTTCGCGGTGTTTCCGCTGGTCCGCTTCACGTCCGATCCGGCCAAGATGGGCGAGTTCGTCAATTCGACGCTGCTGCGCGTGGCGGCCTATACGGTCGCCATCGTGATTGCCGCGCTGAACGCCTGGTTGCTGGTGCAGACGGTCCGCGGCTGGCTGGCATGA
- a CDS encoding AAA family ATPase gives MTASAASPRASVSALPFVGRESELARLTQCQQDAAAGLGQLVLLSGDGGVGKSRLLAESIAAARASGWQVAHGQAYPLETAIPYAVFADAMAPLLATLDSGALMRLTRGDRAILAALAPDLLDRGSGNLLAEGVNPAEQRVRLHTAIRQLLTRLSEKTPLYLCLENLQWADSASVELLHFLGRQVASQRLIIVACWNETDRTLPDEFRLALRSLRSLGGAVDVRLTPLTQPTVKAVLAAHFGVSDVVVDAFATRLHQATLGNAFFLDQVLRELVSRGDVRQQGGVWVGWHVETLTLPPSVRDVLADRLARLGAPARRLAEIIAVADSGATHDVVRTVARMAVGDGTLGLDDAAIFEALRELRDGDIITERPGGDSVVYAVVHPMMQQALVESVGLARERELHATLARAMEAVSPQPSTAQTETIAVHWLRADPREQPAVAVRWLVAAGRQALLRLARREAAELLRAALDRADAHPEVVPANTRDDLVDDLMRVYRRLGDYQQAIAMCKRAIEHATATGNALALAIAERRYALSLTGLGRREEALAHYDAAIAHARRAGSDSLVIRTQLAKGDAMQMLGLSDDAKREVADAVATAESLGDISLQARAHRILLMLHVWTGPAHRAWSYARSAVQLAEKSGERNLRWHAHFGAAVLGGLTSQTQALATHLEQATRLAQELASPLLELRCAEIALEYRAGIGQWDRALAEGEGAITLARALDQTTLRARILHWVSGVYLQRGDIPTAQRLVQEAWEVSGAAQLDHSRPFEVHGVLPAFVARTRYLEAVGERAEALRVGQIALDMAMRTGYVAWAVYRLMPTMIEAALALGDTATVDVLRQRLEQAAAHLAHPIGRAWVEVIDGERARAAGDFSTAIAHLQRAIAQLEAVPYPFDAAKARLRLARVYHESGARDDAVHEAREALTMFDQVGAAPAATDAREILRELGARLPVAPDNAAGAFADLTARELEIVKLVAQRLSNKEIGARLGITARTAGTHLANIFDKVGVRDRTGLGDLAREKGLLR, from the coding sequence ATGACTGCCTCGGCGGCCTCACCGCGCGCCTCCGTCAGCGCGCTCCCGTTCGTCGGACGCGAGAGTGAACTCGCCCGGCTCACGCAGTGTCAGCAGGACGCGGCGGCCGGACTGGGCCAGCTCGTGCTGCTGAGCGGTGACGGCGGCGTGGGCAAGTCTCGCCTGCTCGCAGAATCGATCGCCGCCGCGCGCGCGAGCGGCTGGCAGGTCGCCCATGGACAGGCGTACCCGTTGGAGACGGCCATTCCCTACGCCGTGTTCGCCGATGCGATGGCCCCGCTGCTCGCCACACTCGACAGCGGCGCGCTGATGCGGCTCACGCGCGGCGATCGTGCCATTCTCGCGGCGCTGGCGCCGGACCTCCTTGATCGCGGCTCGGGCAACCTGCTCGCCGAGGGCGTGAACCCCGCCGAGCAGCGCGTTCGCCTGCACACCGCCATTCGGCAACTGCTGACGCGCCTGTCGGAGAAGACGCCGCTCTATCTCTGCCTCGAGAATCTGCAGTGGGCAGACAGCGCCTCGGTGGAGTTGCTGCATTTTCTTGGGCGCCAGGTGGCCTCGCAGCGACTCATCATTGTGGCGTGCTGGAACGAGACGGACCGCACGCTCCCCGATGAGTTTCGCCTTGCACTCCGCTCGCTGCGCTCGCTGGGCGGCGCCGTGGATGTGCGCCTGACGCCGCTGACGCAGCCCACGGTGAAGGCGGTTCTTGCTGCCCACTTCGGCGTCTCCGACGTGGTCGTAGACGCGTTCGCCACCCGGCTCCATCAGGCAACCCTCGGCAACGCGTTCTTCCTCGATCAGGTGCTGCGCGAGCTCGTCTCGCGTGGTGACGTGCGACAGCAGGGCGGCGTGTGGGTCGGCTGGCACGTGGAGACGCTGACGCTCCCGCCGTCGGTTCGCGATGTACTGGCCGATCGCCTGGCGCGTCTCGGTGCGCCCGCGCGTCGGCTCGCCGAGATCATTGCCGTGGCCGATAGCGGCGCGACACACGACGTGGTCCGTACGGTCGCGCGCATGGCCGTGGGCGATGGCACACTGGGGCTCGACGATGCCGCGATCTTCGAGGCGCTGCGCGAGCTGCGCGACGGCGACATCATCACCGAGCGCCCGGGGGGCGACAGCGTGGTGTACGCGGTCGTGCATCCGATGATGCAACAGGCGCTGGTGGAATCGGTGGGGCTCGCCCGTGAACGCGAACTCCACGCCACGCTCGCGCGGGCCATGGAAGCCGTGAGCCCGCAGCCATCCACCGCGCAGACGGAAACCATCGCCGTGCACTGGCTCCGTGCCGATCCGCGCGAACAGCCCGCGGTGGCAGTCCGGTGGCTCGTGGCGGCCGGTCGGCAGGCACTGCTGCGACTCGCCCGCCGTGAGGCGGCCGAGCTGCTCCGCGCGGCCCTCGATCGCGCGGACGCCCACCCCGAGGTGGTTCCGGCCAACACCCGCGACGATTTGGTGGACGATCTGATGCGCGTCTATCGGCGCCTCGGTGACTACCAGCAGGCGATCGCAATGTGCAAACGCGCCATCGAGCACGCCACGGCGACTGGCAACGCGCTGGCGCTGGCGATCGCCGAGCGTCGCTATGCGCTGTCGCTCACGGGGTTGGGGCGCCGCGAAGAGGCGTTGGCCCACTACGACGCGGCCATCGCGCACGCGCGCCGAGCGGGGAGCGACTCGCTGGTCATTCGCACGCAACTCGCCAAGGGCGATGCGATGCAGATGCTCGGCCTCTCCGACGACGCCAAGCGCGAAGTCGCCGACGCGGTCGCGACCGCGGAGTCGCTGGGCGACATCTCCCTGCAGGCGCGCGCGCATCGCATCCTGCTTATGCTGCATGTGTGGACGGGGCCGGCGCATCGCGCGTGGAGCTACGCGCGCAGCGCCGTGCAACTCGCGGAGAAGAGCGGTGAGCGCAATCTGCGGTGGCATGCGCATTTCGGGGCGGCGGTGCTGGGTGGGCTTACCTCGCAGACGCAGGCCTTGGCCACGCACCTCGAGCAGGCGACGCGGCTCGCGCAGGAACTCGCGAGTCCGTTGCTTGAACTGCGCTGCGCCGAAATTGCGCTGGAGTATCGCGCCGGCATCGGCCAATGGGACCGCGCCCTCGCCGAGGGCGAAGGCGCGATCACACTGGCGCGGGCGCTTGACCAAACCACGCTGCGCGCGCGCATCCTGCATTGGGTGAGCGGCGTGTATCTGCAGCGGGGCGACATTCCCACCGCCCAACGCCTCGTGCAGGAAGCGTGGGAAGTGTCCGGTGCGGCGCAGCTGGACCACTCCCGCCCGTTCGAAGTGCACGGCGTGTTGCCGGCCTTCGTGGCCCGCACGCGCTATCTCGAAGCGGTCGGTGAACGCGCCGAAGCGCTCCGCGTGGGGCAGATCGCGCTCGACATGGCGATGCGCACGGGCTACGTCGCGTGGGCGGTCTATCGCCTCATGCCCACCATGATCGAAGCCGCCCTCGCACTGGGCGACACCGCGACGGTGGACGTACTCCGTCAGCGCCTGGAGCAGGCCGCGGCCCATCTCGCGCACCCGATCGGCCGCGCCTGGGTCGAAGTGATCGACGGCGAGCGCGCCCGCGCGGCCGGGGACTTTTCCACGGCCATCGCGCACCTGCAGCGCGCCATCGCCCAACTCGAAGCGGTCCCTTATCCGTTCGATGCCGCCAAGGCGCGCCTGCGACTCGCCCGCGTATACCACGAGAGTGGCGCCCGCGACGACGCGGTCCATGAGGCCCGCGAGGCGCTCACGATGTTCGACCAGGTCGGCGCCGCCCCCGCCGCCACCGACGCCCGCGAGATCCTGCGCGAACTCGGCGCGCGCCTCCCGGTCGCCCCTGACAATGCCGCCGGCGCCTTCGCCGATCTCACCGCCCGCGAGCTCGAGATCGTGAAGCTCGTCGCGCAACGCCTCTCCAACAAAGAGATCGGCGCACGCCTGGGCATCACCGCACGCACGGCGGGGACGCACCTGGCGAACATCTTTGATAAGGTAGGAGTCAGAGACCGGACGGGATTGGGGGATTTGGCGCGGGAGAAAGGACTCCTTCGGTAA
- a CDS encoding D-amino-acid transaminase, producing the protein MRTCWLNGEFLPEDQAKLSIFDRGVLFGDGVYEVAAVFNGRLLDADLHLHRLERSQRMIGLPAPATTAQWLDVMQQLATKNAIEEGLVYLQVTRGPAERDFPFPANPTPTAFAYARPKRLSDDPNASGVRLHVVPDLRWARCDIKSTSMLAQVLAKQAARTAGAFEALMHEDGVVTEGGSSNLWMVKHGMVQTRPLSTDILAGITRHALLDVAEAHGVTVKQRAFTLEQALGADELFLTSATSFVLPVTQVDDHTIANGQPGPVTTALRNGYIERARRLTA; encoded by the coding sequence ATGCGGACCTGCTGGCTCAACGGCGAATTCCTGCCTGAAGATCAGGCCAAGCTGTCGATCTTCGATCGTGGCGTGCTCTTTGGCGACGGCGTGTACGAAGTGGCCGCCGTGTTCAACGGCCGCCTGCTGGACGCCGATCTGCACCTCCATCGACTCGAGCGTTCGCAGCGCATGATCGGCCTCCCGGCGCCGGCGACCACCGCGCAGTGGCTCGACGTGATGCAGCAGCTGGCGACGAAGAATGCGATCGAGGAAGGGCTGGTGTATCTGCAGGTCACGCGGGGCCCCGCCGAGCGTGACTTTCCGTTCCCGGCGAACCCCACGCCCACGGCGTTCGCGTACGCGCGTCCCAAGCGTCTGAGCGACGACCCGAATGCGAGCGGCGTGCGCCTCCATGTCGTGCCCGACCTGCGGTGGGCGCGCTGCGACATCAAGAGTACGTCCATGCTGGCGCAGGTCCTTGCCAAGCAGGCCGCGCGCACAGCGGGCGCCTTCGAAGCGCTCATGCACGAAGACGGCGTGGTGACCGAGGGCGGCTCGAGCAACCTGTGGATGGTGAAGCACGGCATGGTGCAGACGCGGCCGCTCTCGACCGACATTCTGGCCGGCATCACCCGGCATGCGTTGCTGGATGTTGCCGAGGCGCACGGCGTGACGGTGAAGCAGCGCGCGTTCACGCTCGAGCAGGCGCTGGGCGCCGACGAGCTCTTCCTGACGAGCGCCACGAGCTTCGTGCTGCCGGTGACACAGGTCGATGACCACACCATCGCCAATGGTCAGCCCGGGCCCGTCACGACCGCGTTGCGCAACGGCTACATCGAACGGGCGCGTCGCCTCACGGCGTAG
- a CDS encoding CoA pyrophosphatase: MPFPPSPLDAALAHPDLARLAVRLASHAPREDEADKRAAVAAVFRVVDDAPELLFIKRAYREGDPWSGHMAFPGGRHEPQDPSLEYTAVRETMEELALDLTAGRVLGRLDDLAPRNVNLPSIVIRPFVAVVPPDVSFIPSDEVAATFWVPVARLRADDAQAEHVMTINGARARFPGYRVHEHIVWGLTERIVRQLLPLLDP, translated from the coding sequence ATGCCGTTCCCTCCGTCGCCGCTGGATGCTGCGTTGGCGCACCCCGACCTGGCCCGGTTGGCGGTGCGCCTCGCGTCACATGCGCCGCGTGAGGATGAGGCCGACAAGCGCGCGGCGGTGGCGGCCGTGTTTCGGGTGGTGGACGACGCGCCCGAACTGCTGTTCATCAAGCGCGCGTATCGCGAGGGCGATCCCTGGAGTGGCCACATGGCATTCCCCGGGGGGCGCCATGAGCCGCAGGACCCGTCGCTCGAGTACACGGCCGTACGCGAAACGATGGAAGAGCTGGCGCTCGATCTCACCGCCGGCCGCGTGCTGGGGCGCCTCGATGACCTGGCGCCGCGCAACGTAAATCTGCCGAGCATCGTAATCCGACCGTTCGTGGCGGTCGTGCCACCGGATGTGTCGTTCATCCCGAGCGATGAGGTCGCGGCCACCTTCTGGGTGCCGGTGGCGCGCTTGCGGGCCGACGATGCGCAGGCGGAACACGTGATGACCATCAATGGCGCGCGCGCCCGTTTCCCGGGCTATCGCGTCCACGAACACATCGTGTGGGGGCTCACTGAGCGCATCGTGCGCCAGTTGCTCCCGCTGTTGGATCCCTGA
- a CDS encoding glycosyltransferase, with protein sequence MSVLLPVLLALPWWAAPAALGGRLRHTPSLDDVDATPPAGADRVSIVLPARNEAAHIAACVASLRASTWPNLEIIVVDDHSTDGTGDLARAAAAGDPRVQVLAAPDLPGDWFGKQWACHTGAQRATGRWLLFTDADTRHGPELVARMMALRSRRAADLFSVAGRQVMGTIWEQAVQPSVFTLILGRYGGADQLERASHPRDVVANGQCFLVSRPWYDQIGGHVAVRQYVAEDLMIAQRTLLAGGRVSMALGVRHLSTRMYDGLASLMKGWGKNLYAGGRHAMWGGETVRRWLYPLLLLAFPFGIVGPFLGAAIGALLGMPLLTAWGLGASLAVLSSFALANVLNKDPVWRAIYAPLGGIVLLVICLKAITRGDQVEWKGRAYTSR encoded by the coding sequence GTGTCTGTGCTACTTCCTGTTCTGCTCGCCCTCCCCTGGTGGGCCGCCCCCGCCGCGCTTGGGGGTCGGCTCCGCCATACGCCGTCGCTCGACGACGTGGACGCGACGCCTCCCGCCGGCGCCGACCGCGTCTCCATCGTGCTCCCGGCCCGGAATGAAGCGGCGCACATCGCCGCCTGTGTGGCGAGTCTGCGGGCAAGCACCTGGCCGAATCTCGAGATCATCGTGGTGGACGACCACTCCACCGACGGCACCGGTGACCTCGCCCGCGCCGCCGCCGCTGGCGACCCGCGCGTGCAGGTGCTCGCCGCCCCCGATCTCCCCGGCGACTGGTTCGGCAAGCAATGGGCCTGCCACACGGGCGCGCAACGCGCCACCGGCCGCTGGCTGCTCTTCACTGATGCCGATACGCGCCACGGCCCCGAGCTGGTCGCCCGCATGATGGCCCTGCGCAGTCGCCGCGCCGCCGATCTCTTCTCCGTGGCGGGCCGCCAGGTCATGGGCACGATCTGGGAGCAGGCCGTGCAGCCGAGCGTCTTCACGCTCATCCTTGGCCGCTACGGCGGCGCCGATCAGCTGGAACGCGCCAGCCACCCGCGTGACGTGGTCGCCAACGGACAGTGCTTCCTAGTGAGCCGCCCCTGGTACGATCAGATCGGCGGCCATGTCGCGGTGCGACAGTACGTCGCCGAGGACCTCATGATCGCCCAGCGCACCCTCCTCGCCGGCGGCCGCGTCTCCATGGCCCTCGGCGTGCGCCACCTGAGCACCCGCATGTACGACGGCCTCGCCTCGCTCATGAAAGGCTGGGGAAAGAACCTCTACGCCGGCGGCCGCCACGCGATGTGGGGCGGCGAGACCGTGCGCCGGTGGCTCTACCCACTGCTGCTCCTCGCCTTCCCCTTCGGCATCGTGGGCCCGTTCCTCGGTGCAGCGATCGGTGCGTTGCTAGGCATGCCGCTGCTTACGGCCTGGGGCCTCGGCGCTTCACTCGCTGTCCTGAGCAGCTTCGCGCTCGCGAACGTGCTGAACAAGGATCCGGTGTGGCGGGCAATCTATGCCCCACTCGGCGGGATCGTGCTGCTCGTGATCTGCCTCAAGGCCATCACGCGCGGCGATCAGGTTGAGTGGAAAGGCCGGGCGTACACGTCGCGCTAG
- a CDS encoding gamma-glutamyltransferase family protein, whose translation MRFTTKFPLLVAAGWQLAACARPSSPAAMSPMAGKRVEGSAGMVAASHPDAAAAGAEVLRAGGNAVDGFVATAFALGVTDVSQTGLGGGGAMTYYNAQTKTVEHLSFYPRTGSDTAWAQAAGTRGPGRAAATPGQVAGLLEAHRRWGKLPIAQVMAPAIRLAKDGFIVSPLLSRTIASSKAKLEADSLAKARFMPNGVALRPGDKLVQPELAATLERIRDGGRDAFYTGAIAEALATKVQSLGGLITVGDMKTYPVTAMRPLCTEWRGYTVLGAPPPMGGSSVLEMLQIADATGVTNAGGFTDKPDAVVKMADILRIGGVDANRWRGDPLAQRVPAHGVSHSGFAKARAARVGAPLSDSLLAGDPWAFDTASVPATCAPLNPYPAVSASVTAPAHDAADLLHEPKQEEPEGQSFTSHLAVVDASGSAVSATTTVGVLFGSGVYTGGFFLNSSGSNFDARTRGTNRYANSTMSPTVILDHGKVRLVVGAAGSQYIQPAITQVTLRMLAFGEDPFMAVAAPRIYASAGQKDVEVEPGYTTTVYQALVARGYIPVSRVADITFGGVHAVYVSPSGKRIGVADPRRDGVAAGY comes from the coding sequence ATGCGTTTTACGACGAAGTTTCCGCTGTTGGTCGCGGCGGGCTGGCAGCTGGCCGCCTGCGCGCGTCCCTCGTCTCCGGCGGCGATGTCGCCGATGGCTGGCAAGCGCGTGGAGGGAAGCGCCGGCATGGTGGCCGCATCGCACCCCGATGCCGCCGCCGCCGGGGCTGAAGTCCTGCGCGCGGGTGGCAATGCCGTGGACGGCTTTGTGGCCACGGCGTTCGCGTTGGGCGTGACCGATGTGTCGCAGACCGGTCTCGGTGGCGGTGGCGCGATGACCTACTACAACGCGCAGACGAAGACGGTCGAGCACCTGAGCTTCTATCCACGCACGGGAAGCGACACGGCGTGGGCGCAGGCGGCGGGGACCCGTGGTCCCGGCCGCGCCGCCGCGACGCCGGGGCAGGTCGCCGGGCTGCTCGAGGCGCATCGCCGCTGGGGGAAGCTCCCGATCGCGCAGGTGATGGCGCCGGCCATTCGCCTGGCGAAGGACGGGTTCATCGTCTCGCCGCTGCTGTCGCGCACGATTGCGAGCAGCAAGGCCAAGCTCGAAGCCGACTCGCTCGCCAAGGCGCGCTTCATGCCGAACGGCGTCGCGTTGCGGCCGGGCGACAAGCTGGTGCAGCCGGAACTCGCCGCCACGCTCGAGCGCATTCGTGATGGCGGGCGCGACGCGTTCTACACCGGTGCGATCGCCGAGGCGCTTGCGACCAAGGTGCAGAGCCTGGGTGGGCTGATCACCGTGGGCGACATGAAGACCTATCCCGTCACGGCGATGCGCCCGCTGTGCACGGAGTGGCGTGGCTACACGGTGCTCGGCGCGCCGCCGCCGATGGGAGGCTCGAGTGTGCTCGAGATGCTGCAGATCGCCGATGCGACAGGCGTGACCAACGCCGGGGGCTTTACCGACAAGCCTGACGCGGTGGTGAAGATGGCCGACATCCTGCGCATCGGCGGTGTGGACGCCAATCGTTGGCGCGGGGATCCGCTCGCGCAGCGTGTACCGGCGCACGGCGTGTCGCACAGCGGCTTTGCGAAGGCGCGCGCCGCGCGGGTGGGCGCGCCGTTGAGCGACTCGCTGCTGGCCGGCGATCCGTGGGCGTTCGATACCGCGAGCGTCCCCGCGACGTGCGCGCCGCTCAACCCGTATCCTGCCGTGAGCGCCAGTGTGACTGCGCCGGCGCACGACGCGGCGGATCTGCTGCACGAGCCGAAGCAGGAGGAGCCGGAAGGGCAGAGCTTCACCTCGCACCTCGCCGTGGTGGACGCGAGCGGCAGTGCGGTTTCGGCGACCACCACGGTGGGCGTGCTGTTCGGCAGCGGGGTGTACACCGGCGGTTTCTTCCTCAACTCGTCGGGGAGCAACTTCGACGCGCGCACGCGCGGCACGAACCGCTACGCGAACTCCACGATGTCGCCAACGGTCATCCTCGACCACGGCAAGGTGCGCCTCGTGGTGGGCGCCGCCGGTTCGCAGTACATCCAGCCCGCGATCACGCAGGTCACGCTCCGCATGCTGGCGTTCGGCGAAGACCCGTTCATGGCCGTCGCCGCGCCGCGCATCTATGCGAGCGCCGGTCAGAAGGACGTCGAGGTGGAGCCGGGTTACACGACCACGGTGTATCAGGCACTCGTCGCCCGCGGCTACATCCCCGTGAGCCGCGTCGCCGACATCACCTTCGGTGGCGTCCACGCGGTGTACGTGTCGCCGAGCGGGAAGCGGATCGGGGTGGCGGACCCGCGGCGGGATGGAGTGGCGGCGGGGTACTGA